A region from the Meiothermus sp. Pnk-1 genome encodes:
- a CDS encoding maltose ABC transporter substrate-binding protein: protein MKRSLLAVAVLAMGLAMAQGKITVWTHYSGPELAWLKQQAETFKKTSGTQVEVVEVPFGDIQNKFILGAPQGQAADLIVSIPHDWVGAMASAGVLEPMGKYATSSYLQGLSDVATQALSYKNQLFALPMFAESVALIYNKKYVKAAPKTWDEFLKIAQDNTKGNTFGFLYNIGDPYFNYGFFAAYGASVFAGSGGNLNTGEVRLGGEAGVKALNFIKDLRYKYKLVPEGVDYGVADGAFKDGSLAMIINGPWAIGDYKKAKIDFGIAPFPTPPGGSAWKPFVGVQGVAINAYSKNKTAAANFAKLLVSEQSQISFNQAGGRIPVSKAAVAKLKNDPVVAGFSPVIASGTPMPNIPEMGKVWGPWGNAIQQAVQKPDTNVQKIVDDMVAEIRKGITGK from the coding sequence ATGAAAAGGAGCCTTCTAGCAGTAGCCGTGTTGGCCATGGGCTTGGCTATGGCCCAGGGCAAGATCACGGTATGGACCCACTACAGCGGCCCCGAACTGGCCTGGCTCAAACAGCAGGCGGAAACCTTTAAGAAAACCAGCGGCACCCAGGTCGAAGTGGTAGAGGTGCCGTTCGGGGATATTCAGAACAAGTTCATCTTGGGCGCCCCGCAGGGCCAGGCGGCTGACCTCATCGTGAGCATCCCCCACGACTGGGTGGGCGCTATGGCTTCGGCAGGGGTGCTCGAGCCCATGGGTAAATACGCCACCTCGAGCTACCTGCAAGGGCTAAGTGATGTAGCAACCCAAGCGCTTTCTTACAAGAACCAGCTCTTCGCCCTGCCCATGTTCGCCGAGTCGGTAGCGCTCATCTACAACAAGAAGTACGTCAAGGCCGCGCCCAAGACCTGGGACGAATTCCTCAAGATCGCCCAGGACAACACCAAAGGCAACACCTTCGGCTTCCTCTACAATATCGGCGATCCCTACTTCAATTACGGCTTCTTCGCGGCCTATGGGGCCTCGGTTTTCGCCGGCAGCGGGGGAAACCTCAATACGGGCGAAGTGCGCCTAGGCGGGGAGGCCGGGGTCAAGGCGCTGAACTTCATCAAGGACCTGCGGTACAAGTACAAGCTGGTCCCCGAGGGGGTGGATTACGGGGTAGCCGACGGGGCCTTCAAGGACGGCTCGCTGGCTATGATCATCAACGGCCCCTGGGCGATCGGTGATTACAAGAAAGCCAAGATCGACTTTGGCATCGCCCCCTTCCCCACCCCGCCCGGCGGCTCGGCCTGGAAGCCTTTTGTAGGTGTACAGGGGGTAGCCATCAACGCCTACTCCAAGAACAAGACCGCTGCCGCTAACTTTGCCAAGCTCCTCGTGAGCGAACAAAGCCAGATCTCCTTCAACCAAGCCGGGGGGCGCATCCCGGTCTCCAAGGCTGCGGTGGCCAAGCTGAAAAACGATCCCGTAGTGGCTGGGTTCTCGCCGGTCATCGCCAGCGGTACCCCCATGCCCAACATCCCCGAGATGGGCAAGGTCTGGGGCCCCTGGGGCAACGCCATCCAGCAGGCCGTCCAGAAGCCCGACACCAACGTCCAGAAGATCGTTGACGACATGGTGGCGGAGATTCGTAAGGGCATCACGGGCAAATAA